The genome window gcagaattCCTaatagtggaacagctctgtcttacaagccctggaTGCTGGTCTCACCGGAAAGAGCTTTTACCAGGTTGGTACCAGCCATACCTCTTTcaggccaggaatcaccagtaggattttgggtttttttgaagAGCATAATGCTCTTCTGGGGatgtattgggagaggtggtcctgtagGTATGTTGGCCCCAGACGGTTTAGGGCTCAGAAGGTAAGCACCAGAACACTGAACCTATTCCAATACTTCACCTGGAGCCAATGAAGCTGGTGAAGCACAGGTAGAACTGGGGCCTGCCACAGGGTCCCTGTAAGATACTGACCAAGGTGAGAAATATTGAGGTTGCAGGTAATAGTTACTTTTCAGCTCAAAACTGCTGGTTTTGGCTTCAAACGTGCCCTAATATCTTCAGGGACTAAAGATAAGGCTGGATGTTCTGCTGAATGTACACACTGCAGTCACTTTCTGCACAGTTTGGTTGCTGGTCTGAGGCTATGGGCAGAACTAGGATCTCAGGACTGAAAAGCTGATGTTTCTTACACTGATTTGTCACATACTTCCTTCCTGGATTCATGGAGGAGATTTTGACTCTGAGGTAGTAATGTCAAGGTATCTAGAATGCAAGGAGCAGGACCAAGCTGCACTTGCCTGAACATGCCAACAAGTTCATTTGAATTTGCCACTTgaatttaagaattttttttcagtactCCACAAAATTTCCAAATGTTTCCATTTGGAATATTTCCATTGGAAAAACTGAGAAAGTCCTTAGATTTTTTCATGCTATACATTTTGAGGGTAAAAAATCTTGccttaaaaagcattttgtaCAGTCCAAAAGAAAATATATCACGGAACACTTTTGTCAGTGCTACCCCAAATTTCCCATTTCcattgaaaaacactgaaaaaaggcCTCACATCTGGGTCCCAACATCtttattttgggggaaggggtcaTTTGCCCATGATGCTGCCATTACTGTAACACTGTGCAACAACTCAGCTTCTCCCTAAAAAGTCACCTGTCTGTGTTAACCACAGGACAACAACAGGCATCCTTGGCTCTGCTTCCCTTTCCTGTAGAGTCAATGAACAGCAGTTATAGTTCATACTATATAGTGCTGCAAACCAAGTATACCTTTGGGATGTTCCTTTGGTACATTAAATGCAAGCAACTGGCCTGATTTTGGGACAAAGGAATTGCAAGTTACAAGGCTGATCTCTTACCGGGGTTGCTTGTTGTGCTGGTGGCATCATCCCTGCCATTGGCATAAGTCCCATGTCTTGAATTTTCAAGGTTTTCTGAAAAAAGAGACACAGAAAACATGATCAGACCATTTTTCATGTGTTCCTTAAACCCAAGAAGCAAGGAAGGCCACTGCACCCCACTTCTACCTACATACGCAGCCCCCACCCTACAAATCAATAGTGTGGATTGTGCCCCTTTGGCCTTCGCTCGCTAAATATATTCTTTCCTTGGAAAGGCAGCCATCATGCAAATACTGTACCTTCAACAGCTCATTGAGATCAGAGATCTCCAGCAGGGTTAGGCTAGCAATATCCTGAACTAGGTGCTGAATTTTGGGCGAGTACTCTTTAGGAGCATTGTCTAGAGGAGGGCTAGCCAAAACATCACTTTGCTGGGAGCATGTAACCTTCAGCATCCTTACAGCACAGGCTCGTGGCTGATGCTGCctacacaaaaggaaaaaatggagcaTTACACATTATGCTTCCTAAGACAATGACCCAGCAGTAGGCACAATGACTGTGTAAACTAAACACACTCCCTTATTTAAGAGCATAAGTGCCCTGGATAAGTCCAAAGTCCACAAGAGCTAGCGTGGTCTAATGGTAAGAGTTTTAGACTAGGACACGGAAATTGAAGTCTCACTCATTTCCATTCCATGGAAATGTGTTGAGtgcccttgggccaatcacacactctcagactaacctacctcacaggcttgttggaacaataaaatagagaaggaaaGAATGTGGTAAGgcagttttgggtccccattgggaaaaagcagggtataactgaagtttttaaaagttcaataCTGGCTTTATTTGCAAACAGCGGACCTTATGTGGCCCATCAGATGTTGTCCATTGGCTCCCCAAAAGACCACAGTAATTTCCTAAAGTAGCACCTGTGAGCTAAGAACAAAGAAGATCCCAATTCAAAGGTCATCTCAGCCCTGAAACTAGTAGGTAAACCATGCATCTACCTTTTCACAACAGCTCCGTTTGAAATGTAACCGTGATCTACACATGCAAAGCTTTTGAATACTGCAACAATTTATACAGATGCAAAGCAGAAGGCCAAGCATGCCTCAGGAAGAACAGGCATCGGCCACGCAAGTCCCTTCAGGTGCGGGAGAATCTCAGGAGCAACTGCTCAGCCCGCAGGATTTCTCCGaagacagttaaaacaacatcctGGCCGGGAGCTGGCAGCGATCACGGATTTTCCATATGATGCTGCTGGAGCTGGGCGCTTCATACAGGTTGTGGGAATTGCGCTCGGCCTATGGCTCAGGTAAGAAGTCCAACCCGGGGTGACCTCTAGCCCTCCTTGGGGTCCTTCTGCTGCCCAtggctccctctcctcccctccccttcagctCCTCATACCGCAACAGAAGGCGGATAGCGGTCCCTAGCCGCCCCACGGGCAACATGGCCATGGCGGCAACTACAGGAGGCGGCAGGAAGGAGGCACCGGCGGCCTCCTGTAGCTCAAGCGTGCGAGCCTCGTAGGGCGCCGAGAGGACCTTCTAGCCGCAGCATCTTAGTGGTTTACTAAAGCGGCCCAATCACCGCCGACCGGACGACACGGCGCTCTAAGCACCAATTTTTTAATGCCCGGACGTGACGTCTCGAGTGCTGTACAGCACTGGGCTCCATTCGGTGCGGA of Sphaerodactylus townsendi isolate TG3544 linkage group LG03, MPM_Stown_v2.3, whole genome shotgun sequence contains these proteins:
- the MRPL12 gene encoding 39S ribosomal protein L12, mitochondrial isoform X1, which encodes MAMLPVGRLGTAIRLLLRQHQPRACAVRMLKVTCSQQSDVLASPPLDNAPKEYSPKIQHLVQDIASLTLLEISDLNELLKKTLKIQDMGLMPMAGMMPPAQQATPAAEEENVPKKQEQVIFNVKLTEVKTAEKVKLIKEVKNCMQGLNLVQAKKLVESLPQEIKANVSKEEAEKIKAALEAAGGTVVLE